The genomic region GCGGAAAGTGGCTCGGCTTTACGGGCAAGAAAATTCGCTATGTGGTGAACATCGGAATCGGCGGCTCGGATTTGGGCCCGGTGATGGTGACCGAAGCGCTCCGCCATTATGCAACTCCGGATTCTCCGGAAGTGTATTTCGTTTCGAATATCGACGGCACGCACATGGCAGAAACCTTGAAAAAGGTAAACATCGAAGAAACCCTTTTCATCGTTGCCTCGAAGACTTTCACAACACTCGAAACGATGACGAATGCGAACACCGCAAAAGCTGCTGTGCTCAAGGCATTTGGCGGCGACGTCAAATCGATTGCAAAACATTTCGTCGCCCTTTCGACAAACGCCGAAGCGGTCTCGGAATTTGGAATTGACACCGCTAACATGTTCGAATTCTGGAACTGGGTTGGTGGCCGTTATTCTCTTTGGTCTGCTATCGGTCTTTCGATTGCACTTCGCATCGGCTTTGACAATTACATGCAGCTGCACCAAGGCGCATACGAAATGGACGAACATTTCAAAACTGCACCAGTAGAAAAGAACCTCCCGATTATCTTGGCTTTGATCGGCATTTGGTACAACGACTTTATGGATGCACAGTCCTATGCAATGCTTCCGTATGACCAATACATGCATCGCTTTGCCGCTTACTTCCAGCAAGCCGATATGGAATCGAATGGTAAAACCGTTGACCGCGATTCGAAACGCGTCGATTATCAAACCGGTCCGATTCTTTGGGGCGAACCGGGCACGAATGGTCAGCACGCATTCTATCAGCTGATTCATCAGGGCACAAAGATGATTCCGTGCGACTTCATCGCACCGGCAAATTCTCTCAACGCTGTCGGCGATCATCACCGCAAACTCCTCTCGAACTTCTTTGCTCAACCGGAAGCTTTGATGAACGGCAAAACTCTCGCCGAAGC from Hallerella porci harbors:
- the pgi gene encoding glucose-6-phosphate isomerase, with product MSRLTESNEWKALQAKAPEAQKWNMREMFAKDAKRAEKFSAEACGIFLDYSKNLIDDDVMAKLRALLPFAKFDEMRKNFFSGVKINTTENRAVLHTALRYKGSDPIYVDGKDVMPEVRKVLEHMKEFTNLVRSGKWLGFTGKKIRYVVNIGIGGSDLGPVMVTEALRHYATPDSPEVYFVSNIDGTHMAETLKKVNIEETLFIVASKTFTTLETMTNANTAKAAVLKAFGGDVKSIAKHFVALSTNAEAVSEFGIDTANMFEFWNWVGGRYSLWSAIGLSIALRIGFDNYMQLHQGAYEMDEHFKTAPVEKNLPIILALIGIWYNDFMDAQSYAMLPYDQYMHRFAAYFQQADMESNGKTVDRDSKRVDYQTGPILWGEPGTNGQHAFYQLIHQGTKMIPCDFIAPANSLNAVGDHHRKLLSNFFAQPEALMNGKTLAEATEELRKAGKSEEEIKMLAPHKVFEGNKPTNSIFVDTIDPRTLGSLIAMYEHKIFTQGVIWNINSFDQWGVELGKQLAKKIIPELEKGEKDANVELSHDSSTNGLIRWYFKHHR